In Gemmatimonadaceae bacterium, the following proteins share a genomic window:
- a CDS encoding ABC-F family ATP-binding cassette domain-containing protein, which produces MTLFSVSRVGVDFGASTIFDGVSFTVAAGHRWGIIGRNGTGKTTLFRLLTGELDPSRGEIAKQPGLRVSLLEQHREFGGATTIWEAAAGPFADLLALERDLIAQADRLGQEDESGLARYGANLERFEREGGYTIAPRVDAVLHGLGFDPASARTTPVAQLSGGERGRLGLVRQLVAPADVLLLDEPTNHLDLETTSWLESYLASAPMTVLLVSHDRAFLAAVADHVLHFEGDSATAYEGGYASFVEQRNLRRLTVQRQFEQQQRKIASEADYIARNIAGQNSRQAKGRRTRLARMARLSPPPSDDAAMALRFGPVARGGDRVAIADRATVKVDERTLVHGATGTLMRGDVLGLVGPNGSGKTTFLRALLGDHDVSSGELRIGAGITVGYYRQDLAQVPLDKTVYDVINDLRPTWDRRLVQGHLGRFGFSGDEVGRRTETLSGGEQARVALAMLMLSEANLLILDEPTNHLDVESIEALEDAIGDYEGSVLLVSHDRELLRALTTRLWILHDRRFTPFDGGFEEWEVISAERSRAAAVVAEEEERVRRVAEQKKIGRRDDAARQARTVVRTAQRRVSELEVEIQDVERRVGEIMAELEAPGLYVAADGAVRAAGLGRELEELKRALDRLLDEWASATELADTLAARSP; this is translated from the coding sequence GTGACGCTATTCTCCGTCTCGCGCGTCGGCGTCGATTTTGGGGCCAGCACGATTTTCGACGGGGTGTCGTTCACGGTTGCCGCCGGCCATCGCTGGGGAATCATCGGTCGCAACGGCACGGGCAAGACGACTCTGTTTCGTCTGCTGACCGGTGAGCTCGACCCGAGCCGCGGAGAAATCGCGAAACAGCCTGGGTTGCGTGTTTCGCTCTTGGAGCAGCACCGAGAGTTCGGAGGCGCAACGACGATCTGGGAGGCGGCAGCGGGTCCGTTCGCCGATCTGCTGGCGCTCGAGCGCGACCTGATCGCGCAGGCGGACCGACTCGGCCAGGAAGATGAATCCGGTCTCGCGAGATACGGCGCAAATCTCGAACGATTCGAACGAGAGGGCGGTTACACAATCGCGCCGAGGGTCGACGCGGTGCTGCACGGCTTGGGTTTCGATCCCGCGTCCGCGCGCACGACGCCCGTGGCTCAGTTGAGCGGCGGGGAACGCGGTCGGCTTGGTCTCGTGCGACAGTTGGTCGCCCCGGCCGATGTGCTATTGCTCGACGAGCCGACGAACCACCTCGATCTCGAGACGACGTCCTGGCTCGAGTCGTACCTCGCGTCGGCGCCGATGACGGTGCTTCTGGTCAGCCATGATCGGGCGTTCCTCGCAGCGGTCGCCGATCACGTGCTGCATTTCGAGGGCGACAGCGCGACGGCTTACGAGGGGGGCTACGCGTCGTTCGTCGAGCAGCGAAACCTTCGACGTCTCACCGTCCAGCGCCAATTCGAGCAACAACAGCGCAAGATCGCCAGCGAAGCGGACTACATCGCTCGCAACATCGCCGGACAAAACAGCCGGCAAGCGAAGGGGCGACGCACACGCCTTGCGCGTATGGCTCGCCTCAGTCCGCCGCCGAGCGACGATGCGGCGATGGCGCTTCGCTTTGGCCCCGTCGCCCGCGGCGGCGACCGGGTCGCGATCGCAGATCGCGCCACCGTGAAGGTCGATGAGCGCACACTCGTTCACGGCGCGACGGGAACGCTGATGCGCGGCGACGTGCTCGGGCTCGTTGGGCCGAATGGTTCCGGGAAGACGACCTTCCTGCGCGCGTTGCTCGGGGACCACGACGTTTCGAGTGGTGAGCTGCGCATCGGCGCCGGCATCACGGTCGGCTACTACCGCCAGGATCTCGCACAGGTGCCGCTCGACAAGACGGTGTACGACGTCATCAACGACCTTCGTCCGACGTGGGACCGTCGTCTGGTACAAGGACATCTCGGGCGCTTCGGATTTTCCGGTGATGAAGTGGGGCGTCGTACTGAAACGTTGTCGGGCGGCGAGCAAGCTCGCGTCGCGTTGGCGATGCTGATGCTAAGCGAAGCGAATCTGCTCATCCTCGACGAGCCGACGAACCATCTCGACGTCGAGTCGATCGAAGCGCTCGAGGACGCGATCGGCGACTACGAAGGAAGCGTTCTTCTGGTGAGTCACGACCGCGAACTGCTCCGCGCGCTTACGACGAGGCTCTGGATTCTGCACGATCGTCGCTTCACGCCGTTCGACGGCGGGTTCGAGGAGTGGGAGGTGATCTCCGCGGAACGTTCTCGCGCAGCCGCGGTTGTGGCCGAAGAAGAGGAGCGTGTTCGCCGCGTCGCCGAACAAAAGAAGATCGGGCGCCGCGACGACGCCGCGCGACAAGCGCGAACGGTCGTGCGCACGGCTCAGCGCAGGGTGTCGGAATTGGAAGTAGAGATCCAAGACGTCGAGCGCCGCGTGGGGGAAATCATGGCGGAGCTCGAGGCCCCCGGTCTTTACGTGGCAGCGGACGGCGCGGTCCGTGCAGCCGGGCTCGGCCGTGAGCTCGAGGAGTTGAAACGCGCGCTTGACCGATTGCTCGACGAGTGGGCGAGCGCTACGGAGCTGGCTGACACCCTGGCGGCGCGCTCGCCGTAA